The following are encoded in a window of Tessaracoccus flavescens genomic DNA:
- a CDS encoding heavy metal translocating P-type ATPase, translating to MSAACGCEHDEPETTSGEEAEEAARPWWRDRGIMVPVFSGVAFLTGLVLEWAGLEVPALVLFWIGLLLGASTFTPGAIRKLFKGKLGIGLLMTISAVGAVILGYVEEAAALAFLYSIAEALEDKAMDRARGGLRALLKLVPETATIRRDGASVEVPAKDLAVGQLMLVRPGERIATDGIVRTGRSSLDTSAITGESIPVEVEPGDTVSAGAINTAGALEVETTAAGTDNSLTTIVDLVEKAQAEKGDRARLADRIARPLVPGVLILAALVAIIGSLLGDPELWITRALVVLVAASPCALAISVPLTVVAAIGSASKFGVIIKSGAVFERFGVIRHVAVDKTGTLTRNEPAVTAVLTAEGVTEKQALAWAAALEQHSTHPLAAAITAAAPGAPAADGVTEQAGHGIEGTLDGARITVGSPRWLDAGTLGEQVAGLEEQGMTVVIVHRDGTPVAAIGVRDELRPEVPEVVRTLAAQGIGVTMLTGDNARTARALAAQAGIGDVRAELRPEDKAAAIAELGEKGAVAMIGDGINDAPALAAADIGIAMGATGSDAAIESADVAFTGHDLRLLPRAFDHARRGRHIINQNIILSLLIITALLPLALFGVLGLAAVVLVHEIAEVVVILNGLRAARTRKSAA from the coding sequence GTGAGCGCGGCGTGCGGCTGCGAGCACGACGAGCCTGAGACCACTTCGGGAGAGGAAGCCGAGGAGGCGGCGCGTCCCTGGTGGCGGGACCGCGGGATCATGGTCCCGGTCTTCTCCGGCGTCGCGTTCCTGACCGGCCTGGTGCTGGAGTGGGCGGGGCTGGAGGTCCCGGCGCTGGTGCTGTTCTGGATCGGTCTGCTGTTGGGCGCGTCGACCTTCACCCCGGGCGCGATCCGGAAGCTGTTCAAGGGCAAGCTCGGCATCGGCCTGCTGATGACGATCAGCGCGGTCGGCGCGGTGATCCTCGGGTATGTCGAGGAGGCCGCCGCCCTGGCGTTCCTGTACTCGATCGCTGAGGCGCTGGAGGACAAGGCCATGGACCGTGCCCGCGGCGGGCTGCGGGCGCTGCTCAAGCTCGTCCCGGAGACCGCGACCATCCGCCGCGACGGAGCATCGGTCGAGGTCCCGGCGAAGGACCTGGCTGTCGGTCAGCTGATGCTGGTGCGGCCGGGTGAGCGGATCGCGACCGACGGCATCGTCCGCACGGGACGCTCCAGCCTGGATACGTCCGCGATCACTGGCGAGTCGATCCCGGTCGAAGTCGAACCCGGCGACACCGTCTCCGCGGGCGCGATCAACACCGCTGGGGCGCTCGAGGTCGAGACGACCGCGGCGGGCACCGACAACTCGCTGACCACGATCGTCGACCTGGTGGAGAAGGCGCAGGCAGAGAAGGGCGACCGCGCCCGCCTCGCCGACCGCATCGCCCGGCCCCTCGTCCCGGGCGTGCTGATCCTCGCCGCCCTCGTCGCGATCATCGGGTCGCTGCTCGGCGACCCGGAGCTGTGGATCACCCGCGCCCTCGTCGTGCTCGTGGCGGCATCTCCCTGCGCGCTGGCGATCTCGGTGCCGCTGACCGTGGTGGCCGCGATCGGGTCGGCGAGCAAGTTCGGCGTGATCATCAAGTCCGGGGCCGTGTTCGAACGGTTCGGCGTGATCCGCCACGTCGCCGTCGACAAGACCGGCACCCTGACCCGCAACGAGCCCGCCGTCACCGCCGTCCTCACCGCCGAGGGCGTGACCGAGAAGCAGGCGCTGGCCTGGGCCGCCGCGCTCGAGCAGCACAGCACCCACCCCCTTGCGGCCGCGATCACCGCCGCGGCCCCCGGGGCCCCCGCGGCTGACGGTGTGACCGAGCAGGCCGGGCACGGCATCGAGGGAACCCTCGACGGTGCGCGGATCACGGTCGGCAGCCCGCGCTGGCTCGACGCCGGGACGCTCGGCGAGCAGGTTGCTGGGCTGGAGGAGCAGGGCATGACGGTCGTGATCGTGCACCGCGACGGCACGCCGGTCGCCGCGATTGGCGTCCGCGACGAGCTGCGTCCCGAGGTCCCCGAGGTCGTCCGCACCCTCGCCGCACAGGGCATCGGGGTCACCATGCTCACCGGCGACAATGCTCGCACCGCCCGCGCCCTCGCCGCCCAAGCCGGGATCGGCGACGTGCGTGCCGAGCTGCGCCCGGAGGACAAGGCCGCCGCGATCGCAGAACTCGGCGAGAAGGGGGCTGTGGCGATGATCGGCGACGGCATCAACGACGCTCCCGCCCTCGCCGCTGCCGACATCGGCATCGCGATGGGCGCGACCGGCTCGGATGCCGCGATTGAGTCCGCCGACGTCGCGTTCACCGGCCACGACCTGCGCCTGCTGCCGCGTGCGTTCGACCACGCCCGCCGCGGACGGCACATCATCAACCAGAACATCATCCTTTCGCTGCTGATCATCACCGCCCTGCTCCCGCTCGCCCTCTTCGGCGTCCTGGGGCTCGCGGCCGTGGTGCTCGTGCACGAGATCGCCGAGGTCGTCGTGATCCTCAACGGCCTGCGGGCTGCCCGGACCCGGAAGAGCGCCGCGTGA
- a CDS encoding cytochrome c biogenesis CcdA family protein yields MGADLLSAGGILAAFLAGGVALFAPCCIVFLAPSYLAAAAKNRRWRLIPLTFVFAAGLAAVLVPITMGVSLIAGAIAKYHVVLYWAGGLLMIGLGLLALSGAMWSMPSFLRAPDTARGDTATFFSLGVFSGIASSCCAPVLAGVMTLSALSGSPVGGLVLGLTYVFGMVIPLFVMALLWDKRPERMRSLRAKPIRINLGRFTLATNTVNLLVAVGFVIMGILVIGQAGATEMTGADAPLVGMGAWLSEVFAWLIAITAPIPEAVLGLALLALVAVFVIATLRDRRHAKPTAAVHDCCDTQPTPTPAPEGASAPTTLSQEPR; encoded by the coding sequence ATGGGTGCCGACTTGCTCAGCGCGGGAGGGATCCTGGCGGCGTTCCTCGCCGGCGGCGTCGCGCTGTTCGCCCCGTGCTGCATCGTCTTCCTCGCCCCCAGCTATCTGGCCGCGGCGGCGAAGAACCGCCGTTGGCGCCTGATCCCGCTGACCTTCGTGTTCGCCGCCGGCCTGGCAGCGGTCCTGGTCCCGATCACCATGGGGGTCAGCCTGATCGCCGGCGCCATTGCCAAGTACCACGTGGTTCTCTACTGGGCCGGCGGCCTGTTGATGATCGGACTCGGCCTGTTGGCGTTGTCGGGGGCGATGTGGTCGATGCCGTCGTTCCTCCGGGCGCCTGACACCGCACGCGGGGACACTGCCACCTTCTTCAGCCTCGGCGTGTTTTCCGGCATCGCCTCCAGTTGCTGCGCGCCGGTCCTGGCGGGCGTGATGACCCTGTCGGCGCTGTCCGGCTCGCCCGTCGGTGGGCTGGTGCTCGGTCTGACCTACGTGTTCGGGATGGTGATCCCGTTGTTCGTGATGGCACTGCTGTGGGACAAGCGACCCGAGCGGATGCGCAGCCTCCGCGCCAAGCCCATCCGGATCAACCTGGGCCGCTTCACGCTGGCCACCAACACCGTCAACCTGCTGGTCGCCGTCGGGTTCGTGATCATGGGCATCCTCGTGATCGGCCAAGCCGGCGCCACCGAGATGACCGGCGCCGACGCCCCGCTGGTCGGCATGGGCGCCTGGCTCTCCGAGGTCTTCGCCTGGCTGATCGCGATCACCGCCCCTATCCCCGAGGCCGTCCTCGGACTGGCACTGCTCGCGCTGGTGGCCGTGTTCGTCATCGCCACCCTTCGCGACCGCCGACACGCCAAGCCCACCGCCGCCGTCCATGACTGCTGCGACACCCAACCAACACCGACCCCCGCGCCCGAAGGAGCCAGCGCTCCGACGACACTCTCCCAGGAGCCACGATGA
- a CDS encoding sensor histidine kinase, with the protein MTRLRGLVGRMRWGTRTFLTQALVVAVGVITAALVAVVVGPPLFHEHLQQLGYSVGTAEMGHVEQAFLDAGVRSLGIGLVVALTLAIGLAWIETRRLRRPLEQLTAAAAQLEAGDYTARVPQSGTSPEFTAVADAFNDMASRLDSTETSRRRLLSDVAHELRTPLATLTAELEAVIDDVVPWDHDSQQLLTLQAARLKKIAADLDDVSRAEEGRFTLDTQTQPVWDLIEPAVASVTTRYEAKGVVLSADSDPGLVAADPQRVGEILGNLLDNALRHTPPSGIVHISARESRDEVVITVTDTGDGLTPEQLSKVFERFYRADTARARDAGGSGIGLTIARSLALAHGGSLTAASPGPGHGSIFTLHLPTAPAPERVLIDS; encoded by the coding sequence ATGACCAGGCTGCGCGGTCTCGTGGGCCGGATGCGGTGGGGAACCCGCACCTTCCTCACCCAGGCCCTGGTGGTGGCGGTCGGCGTGATCACCGCCGCCCTGGTCGCTGTGGTGGTCGGGCCCCCACTGTTCCACGAACACCTGCAACAACTCGGGTACTCTGTCGGAACTGCCGAGATGGGGCATGTGGAGCAGGCGTTCCTCGACGCTGGCGTCAGATCGTTGGGCATCGGACTGGTGGTGGCGCTCACGCTGGCTATCGGCCTGGCCTGGATCGAGACCAGGCGGCTGCGCCGCCCACTGGAACAACTGACCGCAGCCGCCGCCCAGCTCGAGGCAGGCGACTACACCGCCCGCGTCCCCCAGAGTGGAACAAGTCCCGAGTTCACGGCCGTCGCCGACGCGTTCAACGACATGGCCAGCCGCCTGGACTCCACCGAGACCAGCCGACGGCGGCTTCTCTCCGACGTGGCACACGAGCTCCGCACCCCCCTGGCCACCCTGACCGCTGAGCTGGAGGCCGTCATCGACGACGTGGTCCCCTGGGACCACGACAGCCAACAACTGCTCACCCTCCAGGCCGCCCGGCTCAAGAAGATCGCCGCCGACCTCGACGACGTGTCCCGCGCCGAGGAAGGCCGATTCACCCTCGACACCCAGACACAGCCGGTCTGGGACCTCATCGAACCCGCCGTCGCCTCCGTCACCACCCGATACGAGGCCAAGGGAGTCGTCTTGTCCGCGGACTCCGACCCGGGCCTCGTCGCAGCCGATCCGCAGCGGGTGGGTGAGATCCTGGGCAACCTCCTCGACAATGCGCTGCGGCACACCCCACCCAGCGGGATCGTGCACATCAGTGCACGCGAGTCCAGGGACGAGGTGGTGATCACGGTCACCGACACCGGCGATGGCCTCACCCCGGAGCAGCTCTCGAAGGTGTTCGAACGGTTCTACCGCGCCGACACGGCCAGGGCCCGCGACGCCGGCGGTTCCGGGATCGGGCTGACCATCGCCCGCAGCCTCGCCCTGGCTCACGGCGGCTCACTGACAGCCGCCAGCCCCGGCCCCGGACACGGCTCGATCTTCACCCTGCACCTGCCCACCGCGCCAGCACCTGAGCGGGTCTTGATCGATTCTTGA
- the lspA gene encoding signal peptidase II, producing MTAQDAVVVESTGGASTRSRQALVVALVVAALALAIDQGSKVLAAAQLTQGERIPLVGDLFGLSLVYNPGAAFSIGSGATWIFTISGLLAAVAVVVFAARMRGARWGVALGLVLGGAVGNLVDRLVNSPAFGQGHVTDFLAYGDLFVGNVADVFVVAGVGLVCLNLLTQTPRTTAEGERTEEAS from the coding sequence GTGACTGCGCAGGACGCCGTTGTCGTCGAGTCGACGGGCGGGGCATCCACGAGGAGCAGGCAGGCGCTCGTCGTCGCCCTCGTCGTCGCGGCGCTCGCTCTGGCGATCGATCAAGGCTCGAAGGTCCTCGCCGCGGCGCAGCTGACCCAGGGCGAGCGGATCCCGCTGGTCGGCGACCTGTTCGGGCTGTCGCTGGTCTACAACCCCGGAGCCGCGTTCTCGATCGGTTCCGGGGCCACCTGGATCTTCACGATCAGCGGCCTCCTCGCCGCCGTGGCGGTGGTCGTGTTTGCCGCACGGATGCGCGGGGCGCGGTGGGGCGTCGCGCTGGGGCTGGTCCTCGGCGGCGCGGTCGGCAACCTCGTCGACCGGCTCGTGAACTCGCCCGCGTTCGGGCAGGGGCACGTCACGGACTTCCTCGCCTACGGCGACCTGTTCGTCGGGAACGTCGCCGACGTCTTCGTCGTCGCCGGTGTCGGCCTGGTATGTCTGAACCTCCTCACGCAGACCCCTCGCACGACAGCTGAGGGTGAACGAACGGAAGAAGCTTCATGA
- a CDS encoding DUF305 domain-containing protein: MTRTKRITATLAGLVLTATLAACADQGATPPAATTSPTGSTSATATESESASASASSEVSADHNDQDTTFAQMMIIHHEGAIEMSQLAIERAESPEVVALAERIAEAQGPEIEEMTAWLSAWGEDVSPGGHGGMDMGGMDMNGMSQEEMMTQLDGMSGADFDQAFLEAMIAHHEGAIGMSEQQLAEGQNPDALMLAEKIIADQQTEITEMQEMLTSL, encoded by the coding sequence ATGACACGCACTAAGCGGATCACTGCCACTTTGGCGGGGCTGGTCCTGACGGCCACCCTGGCGGCCTGCGCGGACCAGGGCGCCACTCCCCCGGCGGCGACCACCTCCCCGACAGGCAGCACCTCCGCCACGGCCACTGAGTCCGAGTCGGCGTCGGCGAGCGCCTCATCTGAGGTGTCCGCCGACCACAACGACCAGGACACCACGTTCGCGCAGATGATGATCATCCATCACGAGGGCGCCATCGAGATGTCTCAGCTGGCGATCGAACGCGCCGAATCCCCCGAGGTCGTGGCCCTCGCGGAGCGGATCGCCGAGGCCCAGGGCCCGGAGATCGAGGAGATGACCGCCTGGCTCAGCGCCTGGGGTGAAGATGTCTCCCCCGGTGGGCATGGCGGCATGGACATGGGCGGCATGGACATGAACGGAATGAGCCAGGAGGAGATGATGACCCAACTCGACGGCATGTCCGGCGCCGACTTTGATCAGGCGTTCCTCGAGGCCATGATCGCCCACCACGAGGGTGCGATCGGGATGTCCGAGCAGCAGTTGGCCGAGGGGCAGAACCCGGATGCTCTCATGTTGGCGGAGAAGATCATCGCCGACCAGCAGACTGAGATCACCGAGATGCAGGAGATGCTCACCAGCCTCTGA
- a CDS encoding IS3 family transposase (programmed frameshift): MTASRRRFSQEFKDELCQEVISTSKPIREVAEAYGVGPETLRNWLIKYRDAHGGTETELTVTERARLKELERENQELRAETAFLKKAAGLLREGTAVVGKYEYIDSLRNDPTETTPVWKMCLWLAVSTSGFYDWLKRPQSATAARREALAARVRHFFTASDGTYGYRRIHADLAAEGVECSPELVRQIMRQEHLVPCQPRPFRVTTQADAEAAACMPDLVKRDFTAERPGVKFVGDITYIHTWQGFIYLATVIDCYSKKVIGWSIADHMRTELVETALRNAAVTAVIEPDAIFHCDRGSVYTSAGYRALVAGLGMPSSMGRTGVCWDNAMAESFFSALKNERVYRTVYATKERARRDVIAYIEGFYNSRRRHSALGYRRPNEVHYSYQQPALAA, encoded by the exons ATGACTGCATCACGACGGCGATTCAGCCAGGAGTTCAAGGACGAGCTGTGTCAGGAGGTGATCTCGACCTCGAAACCGATCCGGGAGGTCGCTGAGGCCTACGGTGTCGGCCCGGAGACGCTGCGTAACTGGCTGATCAAGTACCGCGACGCGCACGGGGGCACCGAGACGGAGCTGACGGTCACCGAGCGTGCTCGGTTGAAGGAGCTCGAGCGGGAGAATCAGGAGCTCCGTGCGGAGACGGCGTTCCTAAAAAAAGCCGCGG GCCTACTTCGCGAGGGAACCGCGGTAGTGGGCAAGTACGAGTACATCGATTCCCTCCGAAACGACCCGACCGAGACGACCCCGGTGTGGAAGATGTGTCTGTGGTTGGCGGTGTCAACCTCGGGGTTCTACGACTGGCTCAAGCGCCCGCAGTCGGCGACTGCCGCGCGCCGGGAGGCCCTGGCTGCACGGGTCCGGCACTTCTTCACGGCCTCTGACGGCACCTACGGCTATCGACGCATCCACGCCGACCTTGCGGCTGAGGGCGTGGAGTGTTCACCGGAGCTGGTGCGCCAGATCATGCGGCAGGAACACCTGGTGCCTTGCCAACCGCGCCCGTTCCGGGTCACAACCCAAGCAGACGCGGAAGCTGCGGCATGCATGCCTGACTTGGTGAAACGGGACTTCACTGCCGAGCGGCCCGGGGTGAAGTTCGTCGGCGACATCACCTACATCCACACCTGGCAGGGTTTCATCTACCTGGCCACTGTGATCGACTGTTACTCGAAGAAGGTCATCGGCTGGTCGATCGCTGATCACATGCGCACCGAACTCGTCGAGACCGCGCTGCGTAACGCGGCCGTGACGGCCGTGATCGAGCCTGACGCGATCTTCCACTGCGACCGCGGCAGCGTCTACACCTCGGCCGGCTACCGGGCACTGGTGGCAGGGCTGGGCATGCCCTCCTCGATGGGGCGCACGGGCGTTTGCTGGGATAACGCGATGGCCGAATCGTTCTTCTCCGCGTTGAAGAACGAGCGGGTCTACCGCACCGTCTACGCGACGAAAGAACGTGCCAGGCGTGATGTCATCGCCTACATCGAGGGTTTCTACAACAGCCGCCGCCGGCACTCCGCCCTCGGCTACCGCAGGCCCAACGAGGTCCACTACAGTTACCAACAGCCAGCACTGGCAGCGTAA
- a CDS encoding RidA family protein: MERSAVNPAPWSLDLGFNQGELVRGAQRTLYISGQTAMSAEGRPLHEGDVAAQLTLAVENLESVLAAAGMSLANLVRLNVYTTDVDALFPHYGVLAGRLAEAGVAPTTTMLGVTRLAIPGQVVELEGTAVD; encoded by the coding sequence ATGGAACGTTCAGCCGTGAACCCGGCCCCGTGGTCGCTCGACCTGGGCTTCAACCAGGGCGAACTCGTCCGCGGAGCGCAACGCACGCTGTACATCTCGGGCCAGACCGCGATGAGCGCCGAGGGTCGCCCGCTCCACGAGGGGGACGTCGCAGCGCAACTGACGCTGGCAGTCGAGAATCTGGAGTCGGTGCTCGCCGCGGCGGGGATGTCGCTGGCGAACCTGGTCCGGCTCAACGTGTACACCACCGATGTCGACGCCCTGTTCCCCCACTACGGCGTGCTCGCGGGCAGGCTCGCCGAGGCCGGGGTTGCGCCGACGACGACGATGCTCGGCGTCACCCGCCTCGCGATCCCGGGCCAGGTCGTCGAGCTCGAGGGCACCGCGGTCGACTAG
- a CDS encoding DUF305 domain-containing protein, producing MGRNEVGVGDEGFLTSMIPHHSRAILVCQEASITDPEIEQLCSEIVEAQEREIAQMKEILKRYQ from the coding sequence ATGGGCCGCAACGAGGTGGGGGTAGGCGACGAGGGATTCCTCACCTCCATGATTCCGCACCATTCACGCGCCATCCTGGTGTGCCAGGAGGCCAGCATCACCGATCCTGAGATCGAACAGCTCTGCAGCGAGATCGTCGAGGCGCAGGAAAGGGAGATCGCCCAGATGAAGGAGATCCTCAAGCGGTACCAGTGA
- a CDS encoding helix-turn-helix transcriptional regulator yields MRADRLVSLVLLLRQRGRMTADQLAGALEVSTRTVLRDIDALSVAGVPVYAERGRHGGFALLPGFRTELTGLNDDEALALLTAGRGDGAFGLGGQLVSAMRKVVDALPEAQRPSLDDASSRLLIEPERDLLSRRRAPEELADGVMTVVRRAVLAGRRLRFRHARPGEEPKVHAVDPVGLVTVRGRSYLLALKGDEDRTYRLSRMLSAEVLADPAQRPRQTDLERIWAERGAAFLSESRLAVTVRVRGDRRDELLDHARVVRSAEDETDGWVRLEVDFEDLRHAVWAVWQLDTGAEALAPESLRSALRARAVAVAERHAEAVDPRRS; encoded by the coding sequence ATGCGCGCCGACCGACTCGTGTCCCTCGTTCTGCTACTGCGGCAGCGCGGCAGGATGACCGCCGACCAGCTGGCGGGCGCGCTGGAGGTCTCGACCAGGACCGTGCTGCGCGACATCGACGCGCTCTCGGTGGCGGGGGTGCCCGTCTATGCCGAACGCGGACGACACGGCGGCTTCGCACTCCTTCCGGGGTTCCGCACCGAACTGACCGGACTGAACGACGACGAGGCGCTCGCACTTCTCACCGCCGGACGAGGCGACGGCGCCTTCGGGCTCGGAGGCCAGCTCGTCTCGGCCATGCGCAAGGTCGTCGACGCACTGCCAGAGGCGCAGCGACCCTCGCTCGACGATGCGTCGAGCCGGCTGCTGATCGAGCCGGAACGCGACCTGCTCTCTCGGCGTCGGGCGCCGGAGGAACTGGCCGACGGCGTCATGACGGTGGTCCGCCGCGCCGTGCTCGCCGGTCGCCGGCTCCGGTTCCGCCATGCGCGGCCCGGCGAAGAGCCGAAGGTGCACGCCGTCGACCCCGTGGGCCTCGTGACCGTCCGCGGCCGCTCCTACCTGCTGGCGCTCAAGGGGGACGAGGACCGCACGTACCGGTTGTCGCGGATGCTCTCTGCGGAGGTGCTCGCAGACCCGGCGCAGAGGCCAAGGCAGACCGACCTCGAGCGGATCTGGGCAGAACGTGGCGCCGCCTTCCTGTCCGAGTCGCGACTCGCGGTCACCGTCCGGGTGCGTGGCGATCGTCGCGACGAGCTGCTCGACCACGCAAGAGTTGTCCGCTCCGCGGAGGATGAGACCGATGGATGGGTGCGGCTCGAGGTCGACTTCGAGGACCTGCGCCACGCCGTCTGGGCCGTCTGGCAGCTCGACACGGGGGCCGAGGCGCTGGCGCCCGAGTCGTTGCGCTCCGCGCTGCGCGCACGTGCGGTCGCCGTCGCTGAGAGACACGCGGAGGCGGTAGATCCGCGGAGAAGTTGA
- the cmtR gene encoding Cd(II)/Pb(II)-sensing metalloregulatory transcriptional regulator CmtR encodes MLTVASRLDVMNRLGRAMADPTRSRILMTLLDGPSYPAVLSRELELTRSNVSNHLTCLRDCGIVVAEPEGRQTRYEIADPHLAAALTALVDVTLAVDEHAPCVDSSCTVPGCCGTGAGE; translated from the coding sequence ATGCTGACTGTTGCTTCTCGTCTCGACGTCATGAACCGGCTCGGCCGGGCCATGGCGGACCCGACGCGCTCCCGGATTCTGATGACCCTGCTCGACGGCCCGAGCTACCCGGCCGTGCTCTCGCGCGAGCTGGAGCTGACTCGCTCGAACGTCTCCAACCACCTGACCTGTCTGCGCGACTGCGGCATCGTCGTCGCCGAGCCGGAGGGGCGGCAGACGCGCTACGAGATCGCCGACCCGCATCTGGCGGCGGCGCTCACCGCACTGGTGGACGTGACGCTCGCTGTCGACGAGCACGCGCCCTGCGTGGACTCTTCGTGCACAGTGCCGGGTTGCTGCGGGACGGGGGCGGGCGAGTGA
- a CDS encoding LLM class flavin-dependent oxidoreductase has translation MRAFGFLSFGHYAPMPGSQTRTAADMLKQTVDLAVGADEIGVNGAYVRVHHFARQAASPMPLLTAMAARTKRIEVGTGVIDMR, from the coding sequence ATGAGAGCTTTCGGATTCCTGTCCTTCGGGCACTACGCGCCCATGCCCGGGTCGCAGACCCGTACCGCGGCGGACATGCTCAAGCAGACGGTCGACCTGGCGGTCGGCGCCGACGAGATCGGTGTCAACGGGGCGTACGTCCGCGTCCACCACTTCGCGCGGCAGGCCGCGTCCCCGATGCCGCTGCTGACGGCGATGGCTGCGCGCACGAAGCGGATCGAGGTCGGCACCGGTGTCATCGACATGCGCTAG
- a CDS encoding peroxiredoxin family protein, which translates to MTTTNPAPSRREQLKARQEAETRRDTKRRTWSRIIGGVVTLIVVVVGYGLWTAIPEQGDTQRLAPDFTLTTTAGATVTLSDLRPSPVLIYFNEGAGCASCTMQMAEIEKNPGFAEAGIQVLPIVMNSAEQILPDMQQFGVTTPYLLDDGTVSKAYDVLDKGMHPGMPGHGFVLIDGEGVQRWYGNYPSMWLDPQELLDEVTTRLR; encoded by the coding sequence ATGACCACCACGAACCCCGCACCCTCACGGCGCGAGCAACTCAAAGCCCGCCAGGAGGCCGAGACGCGCCGCGACACGAAGCGCCGCACGTGGAGCCGGATCATCGGCGGAGTAGTGACCCTGATCGTCGTCGTCGTCGGCTACGGGCTGTGGACCGCCATCCCAGAACAAGGCGACACCCAGCGCCTCGCCCCCGACTTCACCCTCACCACCACAGCCGGCGCCACGGTCACCCTCAGCGACCTACGACCCAGCCCGGTGCTCATCTACTTCAACGAAGGCGCCGGCTGCGCCTCCTGCACCATGCAGATGGCCGAGATCGAGAAGAACCCCGGCTTCGCCGAGGCCGGCATCCAGGTTTTGCCAATCGTCATGAACAGCGCCGAGCAGATCCTGCCCGACATGCAGCAATTCGGCGTCACCACCCCTTACCTCCTCGACGACGGCACCGTGTCCAAGGCCTACGACGTCCTCGACAAGGGCATGCACCCCGGGATGCCCGGACACGGCTTCGTCCTCATCGACGGCGAGGGCGTCCAGCGCTGGTACGGCAACTACCCCTCCATGTGGCTCGACCCCCAGGAACTCCTCGACGAAGTCACTACACGACTGCGGTGA
- a CDS encoding glutaredoxin, producing MNEIPASAPPTAPTEVVNVTLVTTPACHFCDDAHQRLHALERAGLLRLTAVPAESPQGEALIAEHRPGSFPLTLVAGRYFHAGRIPRGKLARLVDRLGAR from the coding sequence GTGAACGAGATTCCGGCATCAGCACCGCCGACCGCCCCGACCGAGGTGGTCAACGTCACCTTGGTGACCACCCCCGCCTGTCACTTCTGCGACGACGCCCATCAACGCCTCCACGCTCTGGAACGTGCAGGATTGTTGCGGCTGACGGCAGTGCCGGCGGAGTCACCGCAAGGTGAGGCGCTGATCGCCGAGCACCGCCCTGGGAGTTTCCCGCTGACCCTGGTGGCGGGCAGGTACTTCCACGCCGGCCGCATTCCGCGAGGCAAGCTGGCGCGGCTCGTCGACCGCCTCGGTGCCCGCTGA
- a CDS encoding response regulator transcription factor, with translation MAEPRRSSVLVIDDERPLAGIVASYLNKAGFDTALAYTGPDGVSSAQDLDPDVIILDLGLPGIDGIEVCRQIRLFSDCYILMLTARADEVDKLIGLSVGADDYLTKPFSPRELIARVNTVLRRPRRQTHGTQLTAPREFGRLRVDAEGRDVWVDDQQVGLTRTEFDILDALSARPNVALSRRQIIDSVWGPGWVGDDHVVDVHVANLRKKLDDPPAEPCYILTVRGVGYRMGPGA, from the coding sequence ATGGCTGAGCCCCGCAGGTCGAGTGTGTTGGTGATCGACGACGAGCGCCCGCTGGCAGGGATCGTCGCCTCCTACCTCAACAAGGCAGGCTTCGACACCGCCCTGGCCTACACCGGCCCGGACGGCGTCTCCTCGGCGCAAGACCTGGACCCCGACGTCATCATCCTTGACCTGGGCCTACCCGGCATCGACGGCATCGAGGTGTGCCGCCAGATCCGGCTGTTCTCCGACTGCTACATCCTGATGCTGACCGCCCGCGCCGACGAGGTCGACAAACTGATCGGCTTGTCGGTGGGCGCCGACGACTACCTGACCAAGCCGTTCAGCCCCCGCGAGCTCATCGCCCGCGTCAACACCGTGCTGAGACGCCCGCGCCGCCAGACCCACGGCACACAACTGACCGCGCCGCGCGAGTTCGGGCGGCTGCGGGTGGACGCGGAAGGCCGCGACGTGTGGGTCGACGACCAGCAGGTGGGGCTCACCCGCACCGAGTTCGACATCCTCGACGCACTCTCAGCCCGACCCAACGTGGCGCTGAGCAGGCGGCAGATTATCGACTCGGTGTGGGGCCCGGGCTGGGTCGGCGACGATCACGTCGTCGACGTGCATGTGGCAAATCTCCGCAAGAAGCTCGACGACCCGCCCGCGGAACCGTGCTACATCCTCACCGTCCGCGGAGTCGGCTACCGGATGGGACCAGGAGCATGA